From one Microbacterium aurum genomic stretch:
- a CDS encoding YgaP family membrane protein, whose translation MPEPRALRSCAVSPAGRVVRAIAAVLVGAFALSMTGQPWCAIPAGICATLLAIGAITGWCPTDLLRTPQAETVEQNTLGFTDARQHIDIT comes from the coding sequence ATGCCTGAGCCCCGTGCGCTCCGCTCCTGCGCCGTGTCCCCTGCGGGTCGAGTCGTCCGGGCGATCGCGGCCGTGCTCGTCGGCGCGTTCGCGTTGAGCATGACCGGCCAGCCCTGGTGCGCGATACCGGCAGGGATCTGCGCGACCCTCCTCGCCATCGGTGCCATCACCGGCTGGTGCCCCACCGACCTGCTCCGCACCCCGCAGGCCGAGACAGTCGAACAGAACACCCTCGGCTTCACCGACGCCCGCCAGCACATCGACATCACCTGA
- a CDS encoding DUF2599 domain-containing protein → MAAVLGVLAISPATAANAEDSESLDALLARVAPEVRENLYDGASAARGAQAVTPATVPTTGAEPVTTHGEDVSVSIWLPATAAVAEDSVAGEGVRLFEHGNGATSVPLVKDDGSVQILTLIDDVAAPESYSYSIDVAEGATLAVDEDGAVHITSADGEFVGGVAPAWAVDANGALVPTSYQVNGTTLTQRIDHDGGQYAYPIVADPWLGQDLYYQPTVTFPSGGYKINVTPRAWGQTWAGPATWFAHVDEVKSKLGGNAWRWTNTIQEQFYCHIAGLPASLPQYNLESWRPLVGWAQSLAQYHCNPYDGAWS, encoded by the coding sequence GTGGCAGCAGTGCTGGGAGTGCTGGCGATATCGCCGGCAACGGCCGCGAACGCGGAGGACAGCGAAAGCCTCGATGCCCTGCTGGCGCGGGTGGCCCCCGAGGTGCGCGAGAACCTGTATGACGGCGCATCTGCGGCGCGCGGCGCGCAAGCTGTCACGCCGGCAACGGTTCCGACGACGGGAGCGGAGCCGGTCACCACTCACGGTGAGGACGTGAGTGTGTCGATTTGGCTTCCCGCGACGGCGGCCGTTGCGGAGGACTCCGTGGCCGGCGAAGGCGTGCGGCTGTTCGAGCACGGCAACGGTGCGACCAGTGTTCCGCTGGTGAAGGACGACGGATCGGTGCAGATCCTCACCCTCATCGACGATGTCGCCGCGCCGGAGAGCTACAGCTACAGCATCGACGTCGCGGAGGGCGCGACACTCGCCGTCGACGAGGATGGCGCGGTGCATATCACCAGCGCGGACGGTGAGTTCGTCGGTGGCGTCGCTCCCGCGTGGGCGGTCGATGCCAACGGCGCACTTGTCCCCACCAGCTACCAGGTGAACGGGACAACGCTGACGCAGCGGATCGATCACGACGGCGGGCAGTACGCCTATCCGATCGTCGCGGACCCGTGGCTCGGCCAGGACCTCTACTACCAGCCGACTGTCACGTTCCCCTCCGGCGGCTACAAGATCAACGTCACGCCGCGGGCGTGGGGGCAGACCTGGGCCGGCCCGGCAACCTGGTTCGCACACGTCGATGAGGTGAAATCCAAGCTCGGCGGCAACGCGTGGCGATGGACGAACACCATCCAGGAGCAGTTCTATTGCCACATCGCAGGGCTCCCAGCCTCGCTTCCCCAGTACAACCTCGAGTCCTGGCGGCCGCTAGTGGGCTGGGCGCAGTCGCTCGCCCAGTATCACTGCAATCCCTACGACGGCGCCTGGTCGTAA
- a CDS encoding copper resistance CopC family protein, whose amino-acid sequence MSRPVSGWIRIVTAALAVAAMTSGLLWIAEPAQAHDQLVASTPADGEVLQAPPEEVVLQFSGELMELGGIIIVTDAAEQSWTEGDLAYDDTRARIALQGGMPDGWYEIRWQVVSRDGHPISGIIPFVVGDAGERPSPAATAPGAANGQDSADTREPGVPGAIRIVLIGLAGAVIAGGGYWIASRFLRRRVTQHGTDEPGSP is encoded by the coding sequence ATGTCACGACCCGTTTCCGGGTGGATACGCATCGTCACGGCCGCGCTCGCGGTCGCCGCAATGACCAGTGGCCTGCTCTGGATCGCGGAGCCTGCCCAGGCTCATGACCAGCTCGTCGCATCGACCCCGGCCGACGGCGAAGTGCTTCAGGCTCCACCGGAGGAGGTCGTGCTGCAGTTCTCCGGAGAGCTCATGGAGCTCGGTGGCATCATCATCGTGACCGACGCCGCCGAGCAGTCGTGGACCGAGGGCGACCTCGCCTACGACGACACCAGGGCGCGGATCGCACTGCAGGGCGGCATGCCCGACGGCTGGTATGAGATCCGATGGCAGGTCGTCTCTCGCGACGGGCATCCCATCAGCGGGATCATCCCGTTCGTCGTCGGAGACGCCGGCGAACGGCCGTCACCGGCCGCCACGGCGCCAGGAGCAGCGAACGGGCAGGACAGCGCAGACACCCGAGAGCCGGGAGTGCCGGGGGCGATACGGATCGTTCTCATCGGTCTTGCCGGCGCCGTCATCGCAGGCGGTGGCTACTGGATCGCCAGTCGCTTCCTCCGCCGACGCGTCACCCAACACGGCACGGACGAGCCCGGCTCTCCGTGA
- a CDS encoding copper chaperone PCu(A)C: MNTLTVRRPAVVFALAAAALALAGCATTTPDQAAGPTTAGQSVTSIDAWVKAAGEGMSAAFGELANTGDADVTLVSATSTASTSMQLHETVDNGSGSMVMREKDGGFTIPAGGALTLEPGGNHLMLMGLTAPIVAGDEIEFTLTFSDGSDYTFTAPAKDYSGANETYTGDDMNMGGDD, encoded by the coding sequence ATGAACACACTCACCGTCCGCCGTCCGGCGGTCGTCTTCGCGCTGGCCGCCGCTGCGCTCGCTCTCGCTGGATGCGCGACAACGACGCCCGACCAGGCCGCTGGCCCGACAACCGCCGGGCAGAGCGTCACGAGTATCGACGCCTGGGTCAAGGCCGCCGGCGAGGGCATGTCCGCCGCCTTCGGCGAGCTCGCCAACACCGGCGACGCCGACGTGACCCTGGTCTCGGCCACCAGCACCGCCTCGACCTCGATGCAGTTGCACGAGACCGTAGACAACGGCAGCGGCTCGATGGTCATGCGGGAGAAAGACGGCGGCTTCACCATCCCGGCCGGCGGCGCGCTCACGCTCGAGCCGGGCGGCAACCACCTCATGCTCATGGGCCTGACCGCCCCAATCGTCGCAGGCGACGAGATCGAGTTCACCCTGACGTTCTCGGACGGCTCCGACTACACCTTCACCGCCCCGGCGAAGGACTACTCCGGCGCCAACGAGACCTACACAGGTGACGACATGAACATGGGCGGGGACGACTGA
- a CDS encoding metal-sensitive transcriptional regulator gives MSTTDPDVQRRILHRLRRARGQLDAVINAVEQEKPCRDIVTQLAAVSSALDRAGFAIVSTAMKDCLTDPDTALAEDGITTEELEKLFMMLA, from the coding sequence ATGAGCACCACCGACCCCGACGTCCAGCGCCGCATCCTGCACCGCCTCCGCCGTGCTCGCGGCCAGCTCGACGCCGTCATCAACGCCGTCGAGCAGGAGAAGCCCTGCCGCGACATCGTCACCCAGCTCGCCGCCGTCTCCAGCGCCCTCGACCGGGCTGGGTTCGCGATCGTGTCCACCGCGATGAAGGACTGCCTCACCGACCCCGACACCGCCCTCGCCGAAGACGGAATCACCACCGAAGAGCTCGAGAAGCTCTTCATGATGCTCGCCTGA
- a CDS encoding FAD-dependent oxidoreductase has protein sequence MRIVIVGGVAGGMSCAARARRLDETAEIIVLERGEHVSYANCGLPYFVGGEISDPAKLLVQTPQSLHAALNLDVRTRHDVTGLDPEQRVVTVDTPDGTMRIGYDALVLSPGAQAARPPIPGLDSPRVRTLRTVDDALALREQVEAGARRAVVLGAGFIGIEAAEALARQGLDVSVVELAEHVLPPLEPELAALVSDELRLLGIELRTSIGAAGIQQGAEHDLVALSDGTLLPAELIVLSVGVRPDTAVFEAAGVACERGAIVVDEHGRTSIPGVWAVGDATVSVDAVTGVRRPVALAGPANRAGRLVADDILRPGASRPIPHPVGTAIVRIGSLTAALTGVNRSALDAAGIGYRTIHLHPNQHAGYFPGATQLHLILHLRETDGLLLGAQAVGAEGVDKRIDVLATAIRAGMVVDELIDLDLAYSPPYGQAKDPVNLAGMIGENVRTGTLALWYAQDVDHVLADAFVLDTRSRAEFATGHLPGALNVPHTELRDRLDEVRTAAAGRPVRVMCASGVRSAIAHRVLAQAGFDSASLSGGILTLRAALGDRAAELLRFEGAMQDA, from the coding sequence ATGAGGATCGTCATCGTCGGAGGCGTCGCCGGCGGCATGAGCTGCGCCGCCCGCGCACGGCGGTTGGACGAGACCGCGGAGATCATCGTGCTCGAACGCGGCGAGCACGTCTCCTACGCGAACTGCGGACTGCCCTACTTCGTCGGCGGGGAGATCTCCGACCCCGCGAAGCTGCTCGTGCAGACCCCGCAGTCTCTTCACGCCGCTCTCAACCTGGACGTGCGAACCCGCCACGACGTCACCGGACTCGACCCCGAGCAGCGGGTCGTGACCGTGGACACCCCGGACGGGACGATGCGGATCGGGTATGACGCGCTCGTGCTGTCGCCGGGTGCGCAGGCCGCGCGACCCCCGATCCCGGGTCTGGACTCTCCGCGAGTGCGCACCCTGCGCACCGTCGATGACGCCCTTGCTCTGCGCGAGCAGGTCGAGGCCGGAGCGCGGCGCGCGGTCGTGCTCGGCGCCGGATTCATCGGCATCGAGGCCGCCGAAGCCCTCGCCCGCCAAGGACTGGACGTGTCCGTGGTCGAGCTCGCCGAGCACGTCCTGCCCCCGCTGGAGCCGGAGCTCGCCGCGCTCGTTTCCGACGAGCTGCGCCTGCTCGGAATCGAACTGAGAACGAGCATCGGCGCCGCGGGCATCCAGCAGGGCGCCGAGCACGACTTGGTCGCCCTTTCCGACGGAACGCTGCTGCCCGCCGAGCTGATCGTCCTGTCCGTGGGCGTGCGACCGGACACGGCCGTGTTCGAGGCGGCGGGGGTGGCGTGCGAGCGGGGCGCGATCGTGGTCGATGAGCACGGTCGCACCTCGATCCCCGGTGTCTGGGCCGTCGGCGACGCGACCGTCAGCGTCGACGCGGTCACCGGCGTCCGCCGTCCGGTCGCCCTCGCCGGGCCCGCGAACCGGGCCGGCCGGCTGGTCGCCGACGACATCCTCCGCCCTGGTGCCTCCCGGCCGATCCCGCACCCGGTCGGGACCGCGATCGTCCGGATCGGCTCGCTGACCGCGGCGCTGACCGGCGTGAACCGCAGTGCGCTGGACGCGGCCGGCATCGGGTACCGGACGATCCACCTGCACCCGAACCAGCACGCCGGATACTTCCCCGGAGCGACCCAGCTCCACCTGATCCTCCACCTCCGCGAGACGGACGGGCTGCTGCTCGGCGCGCAGGCGGTCGGCGCGGAAGGCGTCGACAAGCGCATCGACGTGCTCGCCACAGCGATCCGCGCCGGCATGGTCGTGGACGAGCTGATCGACCTGGACCTCGCCTATTCGCCCCCCTACGGGCAGGCCAAGGACCCGGTGAACCTCGCCGGGATGATCGGGGAGAACGTCCGCACCGGAACCCTCGCGCTCTGGTACGCGCAGGACGTCGATCACGTGCTCGCGGACGCGTTCGTGCTCGACACGCGCAGCCGCGCCGAGTTCGCCACCGGACACCTGCCCGGCGCGCTGAACGTCCCCCACACCGAGCTGCGCGACCGCCTCGACGAGGTCCGCACCGCAGCTGCCGGGAGGCCCGTCCGAGTGATGTGCGCCTCCGGGGTCCGCTCGGCCATCGCCCACCGCGTCCTCGCCCAGGCGGGATTCGACTCCGCCTCCCTGTCCGGCGGCATCCTCACCCTCCGAGCCGCGCTCGGCGACCGAGCCGCCGAGCTGCTGCGCTTCGAGGGGGCGATGCAGGATGCCTGA
- a CDS encoding YgaP-like transmembrane domain: MSILAFLSSTPGRWTRAIVGAVLIALGAILGGWWWLLAAPGLLFVLVGALDVCLIAPLAGKPLRGKDFRAALGR; the protein is encoded by the coding sequence ATGAGCATCCTCGCCTTCCTCAGCTCCACTCCCGGACGGTGGACCCGCGCCATCGTCGGCGCCGTCCTGATCGCGCTGGGCGCGATCCTCGGCGGCTGGTGGTGGCTGCTCGCCGCGCCCGGGCTCTTGTTCGTCCTCGTCGGCGCACTCGACGTGTGCCTGATCGCGCCGCTCGCGGGAAAGCCCCTGCGCGGCAAGGACTTCCGCGCCGCCCTTGGCCGCTGA
- a CDS encoding MFS transporter codes for MSTPTITPARRRVQRRTLLLLSLAQVFSGVGTGAVVSTGSLLAVELSGSEAWAGSVTTTMTLGAAVASALLMRLALARGRRIALSTGLLIGAAGAVGVVLAAVSGAFWLLVASGVLIGYGNAVNLQARFAATDLSATEHRGRDLSLVVWMSTIGAVAGPNLIGAGGTLAAGLGIPALSGLFVISTAGMLVGMAVIWIGLRPDPYLVLIGRQPLAGADGAVTAAPVPGGPRPGLRQGIRALWSHPGSRAGLIGIVAAHAVMVAVMSMTPVHLTGHGASITIVGLTVSLHIAGMYALAPVMGVLTDRLGGRIVAAAGMVTLLVAVLLAGFSGDAHVVTVIGLILLGLGWSAATVAGSAMIVAATPVAERVAAQGASDTLMSLAGAVGGLLAGVALAAIGYLGLGAASAVVILITLAVLACTARTNRRTP; via the coding sequence ATGTCGACCCCCACGATCACGCCCGCGCGTCGCCGGGTGCAGCGGCGCACGCTGCTGCTGCTCTCCCTCGCCCAGGTGTTCAGCGGCGTCGGCACCGGCGCGGTGGTGTCGACCGGCTCCTTGCTTGCCGTCGAGCTGTCGGGGTCGGAGGCGTGGGCTGGTTCGGTGACCACGACGATGACGCTCGGCGCGGCAGTCGCCTCGGCGCTGCTGATGCGCCTGGCCCTGGCCCGGGGTCGTCGGATCGCCCTGTCGACCGGACTGCTGATCGGCGCTGCGGGAGCTGTCGGCGTCGTGCTCGCCGCCGTCAGCGGGGCCTTCTGGCTGCTGGTCGCCTCGGGGGTGCTGATCGGATACGGGAACGCGGTGAACCTGCAGGCACGATTCGCCGCGACCGATCTGAGCGCGACCGAGCACCGAGGGCGCGACCTGTCGCTCGTGGTCTGGATGAGCACGATCGGCGCGGTCGCCGGCCCGAACCTCATCGGCGCCGGCGGGACACTCGCAGCCGGACTCGGCATTCCTGCGTTGTCCGGGCTGTTCGTGATCTCCACGGCCGGAATGCTGGTGGGCATGGCCGTCATCTGGATCGGCCTCCGACCCGACCCCTACCTCGTCCTCATCGGTCGGCAACCGCTGGCCGGAGCCGACGGAGCGGTCACGGCTGCGCCTGTGCCGGGAGGTCCGCGGCCGGGGTTGCGGCAGGGCATCCGGGCGTTGTGGTCCCACCCCGGATCGCGAGCCGGGCTGATCGGCATCGTCGCCGCGCACGCGGTGATGGTCGCGGTGATGTCGATGACGCCGGTGCACCTGACCGGGCACGGCGCCTCGATCACCATCGTCGGGCTCACCGTGAGCCTGCACATCGCGGGCATGTATGCGCTGGCCCCGGTGATGGGCGTGCTCACCGATCGGCTCGGCGGGCGCATCGTCGCCGCGGCCGGGATGGTGACGCTGCTGGTCGCGGTGCTGCTGGCCGGGTTCAGCGGCGACGCCCACGTGGTGACCGTGATCGGGTTGATCCTGCTCGGCCTGGGCTGGTCGGCCGCGACCGTGGCTGGGTCGGCGATGATCGTCGCCGCCACCCCCGTCGCCGAGCGGGTTGCCGCCCAGGGCGCGTCGGACACGCTGATGAGCCTCGCCGGTGCTGTGGGCGGGTTGCTCGCCGGGGTCGCCCTCGCCGCGATCGGCTATCTCGGCCTCGGCGCTGCCAGCGCCGTGGTCATTCTCATCACCCTCGCGGTCCTGGCCTGTACCGCACGAACGAATCGGAGAACCCCATGA
- a CDS encoding thioredoxin family protein, whose amino-acid sequence MATREITLDNLEPTITGNDIVLLDFWAAWCGPCRAFAPVFETASTTHPDVVFGKVDTEAQQQLAAGFRITSIPTLMAFRENILVFAQPGALAAPQLEQVIAAVRDLDMDEVRAQVAAQAQQSQQETAR is encoded by the coding sequence ATGGCTACCCGAGAGATCACCCTCGACAACCTCGAACCCACCATCACGGGGAACGACATCGTGCTCCTGGACTTCTGGGCTGCGTGGTGCGGCCCGTGCCGCGCGTTCGCGCCCGTATTTGAGACCGCCTCGACCACCCACCCGGACGTGGTGTTCGGGAAGGTCGACACCGAGGCGCAGCAGCAACTCGCCGCCGGGTTCCGGATCACCTCGATCCCGACCCTGATGGCGTTCCGCGAGAACATCCTCGTGTTCGCCCAGCCCGGCGCCCTCGCGGCCCCGCAACTGGAACAGGTGATCGCCGCCGTGCGCGACCTTGACATGGACGAGGTCCGCGCCCAGGTCGCCGCACAGGCTCAGCAGAGCCAGCAGGAGACGGCACGATGA
- a CDS encoding Dyp-type peroxidase, giving the protein MPQARDAGSGRGVNRRQLLLGGAAAGLGAAAAIGADFALASRDRASSTSAADADAITGSDAVPFHGPHQAGVPTVPQAHTAFIGLDLAPSTSRDGLRRMMRILTDDAARLTQGVAALADSEPELAIAPARLTVTFGFGPGLVARAGGTAPGWLAPLPVFSIDQLEDAWSGGDLLIEIASDDPVTVAHTARMLLKDARRFATVRWRQDGFRRARGTERSGTTMRNLFGQVDGTVNPVPGTEDFDSVVWVTDGWLAGGTGLVIRRIRMTLDTWDELDRVGREASIGRTLSNGAPLTGANETDEPDFAATGTAGFPVIPDFAHMRRARGDGTERIYRRSYNYDLPPSGDGISESGLIFASYQADVTAQFVPIQRRLDELDLLNQWTIPIGSAVFAIPPGCESGGYIGEGLLK; this is encoded by the coding sequence ATGCCCCAAGCCCGGGACGCCGGTTCCGGGCGCGGCGTGAACCGGCGACAGCTCCTCCTCGGAGGGGCTGCCGCCGGCCTCGGCGCCGCCGCCGCGATCGGCGCAGACTTCGCCCTCGCCTCCCGCGATCGCGCCTCTTCGACATCGGCAGCCGACGCCGACGCGATCACCGGGAGCGACGCTGTCCCATTCCACGGACCCCATCAGGCCGGCGTCCCGACCGTTCCGCAGGCCCACACCGCGTTCATCGGGCTCGACCTCGCACCGAGCACGAGCCGAGACGGGCTGCGCCGGATGATGCGCATCCTCACCGACGACGCCGCGCGCCTCACCCAGGGGGTCGCCGCTCTCGCCGACTCCGAACCGGAGCTCGCGATCGCGCCCGCACGCCTGACCGTCACCTTCGGCTTCGGCCCCGGTCTCGTCGCCCGCGCGGGAGGAACCGCCCCAGGCTGGCTCGCCCCGCTGCCCGTGTTCTCGATCGACCAGCTCGAGGACGCCTGGAGCGGCGGGGACCTGCTCATCGAGATCGCCTCCGACGACCCGGTCACCGTCGCACACACCGCCCGGATGCTGCTCAAGGATGCTCGCCGCTTCGCGACCGTGCGCTGGCGCCAGGACGGCTTCCGCCGCGCCCGCGGCACCGAACGATCCGGCACGACCATGCGGAACCTGTTCGGACAGGTCGACGGCACCGTCAATCCCGTCCCCGGAACCGAGGACTTCGACTCCGTCGTCTGGGTCACCGACGGCTGGCTAGCCGGCGGCACCGGCCTCGTCATCCGTCGCATCCGGATGACCCTCGACACCTGGGACGAGCTCGACCGCGTGGGGCGCGAGGCATCGATCGGCCGAACCCTGTCGAACGGAGCACCGCTCACAGGGGCGAACGAGACTGACGAACCCGACTTCGCCGCCACCGGCACCGCAGGGTTTCCCGTCATCCCCGATTTCGCCCACATGCGGCGCGCCCGTGGCGACGGCACCGAGCGCATCTACCGACGCAGTTACAACTACGATCTCCCACCCAGCGGCGACGGCATCTCTGAGTCAGGGTTGATCTTCGCGTCCTACCAAGCCGATGTGACCGCTCAGTTCGTTCCCATCCAGCGCCGCCTGGACGAACTCGACCTCCTCAACCAATGGACCATCCCCATCGGCTCCGCCGTCTTCGCCATCCCACCTGGCTGCGAGAGCGGCGGATACATTGGCGAAGGACTCTTGAAATGA
- a CDS encoding tyrosine-type recombinase/integrase, with protein sequence MSIEARKTRRGKTRYLARVRSGTQLVASRTFDRKSDAEAWEREQKHLLDTGRPLPPKRKFTMQELVERFLAAREGGNPHTVDTDRNNLAALPATLLKRSLATVQAGDIREHLLAELRSGKAPATVARAKTTLSALFTYADEQGYLHQPHPVRTMKKIPELSTVAQRAVSPNEIPSPRRVAGVLAALRQRRSDIADVFEFMSLTGVRWGELRAIRVNWLSEVPLAQLNVERSHSDRYEEKNPKSWRGTRPVPLSPRALAIFRQYAVGKQPDDYLFTNQQGGQLSVGVVRKFPLGFRRHALRHYAASTWLRLGTPVHEVADYLGDEARTVLAVYAHVLGEGQRRDHVRRLAAAEEFGQKSGHSRDTRRDPSLGR encoded by the coding sequence GTGAGCATCGAGGCGCGCAAGACCAGGAGGGGCAAGACCCGCTACCTCGCGCGCGTCCGCTCCGGCACGCAGCTCGTCGCGTCCCGCACCTTCGACCGCAAGAGCGACGCCGAGGCGTGGGAGCGGGAGCAGAAGCACCTGCTGGACACCGGCCGCCCGCTGCCGCCGAAGCGCAAGTTCACGATGCAGGAACTGGTCGAGAGGTTCCTCGCGGCGCGTGAAGGCGGGAACCCGCACACGGTGGACACCGACCGGAACAACCTCGCCGCGCTCCCCGCTACCCTGCTGAAGCGGTCGCTCGCCACCGTGCAGGCCGGGGACATCCGGGAGCACCTACTCGCCGAGTTGCGCAGCGGGAAGGCACCGGCGACGGTCGCGCGAGCCAAGACGACCCTGAGCGCCCTGTTCACCTACGCCGACGAGCAGGGCTACCTGCACCAGCCGCACCCGGTGCGGACCATGAAGAAGATTCCCGAGTTGAGCACGGTCGCCCAGCGGGCGGTGAGCCCGAACGAGATTCCCTCCCCGCGCCGCGTCGCCGGAGTGCTCGCCGCCTTGCGGCAGCGGCGCAGCGACATCGCGGACGTGTTCGAGTTCATGTCGCTGACCGGCGTGCGCTGGGGCGAGCTGCGCGCGATCCGCGTGAACTGGCTCTCCGAAGTACCCCTCGCGCAGCTCAACGTCGAGCGTTCCCACTCCGACCGATACGAGGAGAAGAACCCGAAGTCCTGGCGCGGTACCCGTCCCGTGCCACTGTCGCCGCGGGCGCTGGCGATCTTCCGTCAGTACGCCGTGGGAAAGCAGCCCGACGACTACCTGTTCACCAACCAGCAGGGCGGGCAGCTCTCGGTCGGCGTCGTCCGCAAGTTCCCCCTCGGCTTCCGCCGCCACGCGCTCCGCCACTACGCGGCGTCCACCTGGCTGCGGCTCGGCACGCCCGTGCACGAGGTCGCGGACTACCTGGGCGACGAAGCACGCACCGTCCTCGCGGTCTACGCGCACGTCCTCGGGGAAGGCCAACGCCGCGACCACGTGCGGCGTCTCGCCGCCGCCGAGGAGTTCGGCCAGAAGTCGGGACACTCGCGGGACACTCGGCGCGATCCAAGCCTCGGACGCTGA
- a CDS encoding addiction module protein: MTPKLADYIEAGKALDADEREIASLALQHVDEAEQAEIDAAWDETIDRRLDELVSGKVPPVSGRETIAIARARSAARRK, from the coding sequence ATGACTCCGAAGCTGGCGGACTACATCGAGGCGGGCAAGGCCCTCGATGCAGACGAGCGCGAAATCGCCTCGCTCGCACTCCAGCACGTCGATGAGGCAGAGCAGGCCGAAATCGACGCCGCCTGGGACGAGACGATCGACCGGCGCCTTGACGAACTGGTGAGCGGCAAGGTCCCGCCGGTCAGCGGCCGGGAGACGATCGCAATCGCGCGGGCACGGTCGGCCGCGCGGCGCAAGTGA
- a CDS encoding helix-turn-helix transcriptional regulator, with protein MGESAEGVVQTGPAPLFYSEEETAALLGIHRTTLRALAVSGQAPVEPIRLTPHKRVYRRIDVERLAGVVE; from the coding sequence ATGGGCGAGAGTGCGGAGGGCGTCGTGCAGACCGGGCCGGCGCCGCTGTTCTACTCCGAGGAAGAGACGGCGGCACTGCTCGGCATCCATCGCACGACCCTGCGCGCCCTCGCCGTGTCCGGCCAGGCTCCGGTAGAGCCGATTCGGCTCACCCCGCACAAGCGCGTCTACCGGCGCATCGACGTGGAGCGCCTGGCGGGGGTGGTCGAGTGA
- a CDS encoding PadR family transcriptional regulator, protein MAKSIVRYGSTSRSRTAAGDVDRFRLLIEDRAGLLILATPIDVGFAGLSGVLSRHMERLSRLTPATIDVLKMLVAAEGPVWGLQLVKTTGRPSGSVYPILDRLESSGWISSAWEDDTSRQGPRRRYYQLQQEAREIALAAITTVENRQAAERSPRVRPAGLAGA, encoded by the coding sequence GTGGCGAAATCGATCGTCAGATACGGGAGCACGTCCCGGTCGAGGACGGCGGCAGGCGACGTTGATCGTTTCCGCCTCCTGATTGAAGACCGTGCGGGTCTGCTGATCCTTGCGACACCGATCGATGTGGGTTTCGCTGGATTGTCCGGCGTATTATCTCGACATATGGAGCGATTGTCTCGACTGACGCCGGCCACGATTGACGTGTTGAAGATGCTCGTCGCGGCTGAAGGGCCTGTGTGGGGGCTTCAGCTCGTCAAGACGACGGGTCGACCGAGTGGCAGTGTTTATCCGATCCTCGATCGCCTCGAATCTTCGGGCTGGATCTCCAGCGCGTGGGAGGACGACACGTCCCGGCAGGGCCCGAGGCGTCGCTACTACCAGCTTCAGCAGGAAGCGCGAGAGATAGCCCTCGCGGCGATCACCACTGTCGAGAACAGGCAGGCGGCTGAGCGCTCACCACGAGTCCGGCCCGCCGGACTGGCGGGAGCGTAG
- a CDS encoding rhodanese-like domain-containing protein, with the protein MRTLLTLLSLAFAATLTLAGCSSPAPVTVGEDAVIIDVRTPAEYAEGHLDGAVNIDVSSPAFADTIAELPADGEYVVYCRSGNRSAQAASIMRDHGFEHVIDAGALSDASTATGIDIVTE; encoded by the coding sequence ATGCGCACGCTCCTCACCCTGCTCTCGCTCGCCTTCGCCGCAACCCTCACCCTGGCCGGCTGCTCCAGCCCTGCCCCCGTGACCGTGGGTGAGGATGCCGTCATCATCGACGTCCGAACTCCGGCTGAGTACGCCGAAGGGCACCTCGACGGCGCGGTGAACATCGACGTCTCCTCCCCGGCATTCGCCGACACCATCGCCGAGCTCCCCGCAGACGGCGAGTATGTCGTCTACTGCCGGTCGGGCAACCGCTCCGCACAGGCCGCCTCGATCATGCGCGACCACGGATTCGAGCACGTCATCGACGCCGGCGCTCTCAGCGATGCATCAACGGCCACCGGGATCGACATCGTCACGGAGTGA